The proteins below come from a single Sphingomonas carotinifaciens genomic window:
- a CDS encoding IS5 family transposase (programmed frameshift), translating to MSDLFWLTDEQMDRLRPFFPKSHGKPRVDDRRVLSGIVFVNKNGLRWRDAPSAYGPTKTLYNRWKRWGAAGVFTRMMEGLATAGAEPGTVMIDATYLKAHRTASSLRVKKGNLGRLIGRTKGGMNTKLHALADANGRPLSFFMTAGQVSDYTGAAALLDDLPKAQWLLGDRGYDADWFRDALQAKGIQPCIPGRKSRNEPVKYDKRRYRRRSRIEIMFGRLKDWRRIATRYDRCPTAFFSAITLAATVIFWL from the exons ATGAGCGACCTGTTTTGGCTGACGGACGAGCAGATGGATCGGCTGCGGCCGTTCTTTCCCAAGAGCCACGGCAAGCCTCGGGTAGATGACCGGCGGGTGCTGAGCGGCATCGTGTTCGTCAACAAGAACGGTCTGCGCTGGCGTGATGCGCCGAGCGCCTACGGCCCAACCAAGACGCTCTACAATCGGTGGAAGCGCTGGGGGGCGGCAGGCGTGTTCACGCGCATGATGGAGGGGTTGGCAACCGCAGGCGCCGAGCCAGGAACGGTCATGATCGACGCGACCTACTTGAAGGCGCACCGCACGGCATCGAGCCTGCGGGTAAAAAAGGGGA ATCTCGGCCGCCTGATCGGGCGCACCAAAGGCGGCATGAATACCAAGCTCCATGCCCTCGCCGATGCGAACGGACGCCCGCTGAGCTTCTTCATGACCGCAGGTCAGGTCAGCGACTACACCGGCGCGGCAGCACTGCTGGATGACCTGCCCAAGGCACAGTGGCTGCTTGGCGACCGCGGCTACGACGCCGACTGGTTCAGGGACGCCCTGCAGGCCAAGGGCATCCAGCCCTGCATCCCGGGCCGCAAATCGCGCAACGAGCCGGTCAAATACGACAAGCGCCGCTATCGGCGCCGCAGCCGCATCGAAATCATGTTTGGCCGTCTCAAGGACTGGCGGCGCATCGCCACCCGCTACGATCGCTGCCCAACCGCCTTCTTCTCGGCCATCACCCTCGCAGCCACCGTCATCTTCTGGCTGTGA